In Leopardus geoffroyi isolate Oge1 chromosome B4, O.geoffroyi_Oge1_pat1.0, whole genome shotgun sequence, the DNA window GGAAAGAACAAAACCTATGCCACAGTCCTCATAAGGGCTATTATTTAGTCTGGCAGCCTGTGTCAATGGCCTCGTGCAGATACCCGTGTGGCtcctctgggtgtgtgtgtgtgtggctcggcaggggctgtggggtgggagcaggggttCTGGGCCCCCGTTTCTGTCTCCTATCCTCCCCTTTTGCACTAGGTGGGGCATACTTCTGGAAGCCAGGATGTCTGGGTTCCAGATTCTTCCCTCCTCAACCTCCCCCAGACATAAATCACAAGTGATTTCATTAAATGCACCTCCTGCTGGGGATGTTGGCTCATAATTCCTCTCTGATTAACCCCCACTACCCCGGCAAGTTTATAGGCCAAGCGAGGGAGGGGGcaagggggagggaaaaaggagggaTGGGGGGAATCCCAGGCGGGTGATGGATGCCTCTGTCAGCCCAGCTCGTATTTATTAATAGTCTTAATACGGGAAGCAATAAAGGAAGAGAGGGATTCTATTAATTAAATCATTGTTATAATTAACTTTCATTAAAGGAGGATCAATAAAGAGGAgttgagatggagagaggagagatccaTTATCTCTAATTTCCTTGGAAGGGATTCAGGGAATGAGATGGGGTTGCTAGGAGACGGCgacaggagggaagaaggaaggatggaaggatgtcATCCAGGTGGGGCTGGAAGGGGGGTGGATTGGTGGGGGGTTcaggtgggtggagagagggattGGTACAGGTtgcccacccaggggccctgaaggCAGAGGAGGGTGACTGATAAGGGAGCTACTGGGCTGGGGAACAAGCGGGCTGTAGGCATGGCTTGTGCTGGGCACTGCTGAGAGCCTTGGTGAGCACGCAGCTCCTTAATAAATGCTTTACGACGCGGTGTGTGTGTCTAGCCTGTGAAGCTGGTTAGAGTGGATGAATGTGTTTTTGTGACTGTGGAGTCAGTGTGCGCATACGGGTACGTGAGGATGgcaacagagagaggggggcggcaGGGACGGAAGGAAAATCAAATAGACTTCGGAGGGATGGAGTTGAGGGCATTTTTTTTACCTAAGTGGCTCCCCAAAGATGTGAACTCCTGACACGGGTAATGCCCATCTTTGGCCCACGGTACAGTGATGGCTGCTATGGAGGTTGAAGGTCTGTGCAGTGGGAACTTCCCCTGCCTTCTGAGACATGCACCTGGGCCCAGAAGCTTGGGTTCCACCCTGCTCACCCCAGGACTGAAATCCTGAAGTCCTGTCTCACGTGGACCCATATGTTGCTCCCTCGCCCACCACAGTCTTCTCCAAGCCAGCTGCCCCACCACAACACGAGACAAagatccctccctcctcctctgccggCCAAGAGGCATAGCGAGGAGACGCTGCTGGGCACCCTCCCCAAGAAGGCAGGGGGGAGTCCCCTCCGTCCCAACTCCCCTCCACTATGGTCTATGAGCCAGCTGTCTGGACCTGTGTTGCTCTAGTCACACCTCATGGTAAGAACACATTTTATTAGAATCGTTATacatatcatataaatatatttgtccaAACTACAGATCGGGGGAGGGATAATGAGGGAAAGCTCTtattgctgggggggggggggaacctggagagggaggagggctgagAAACGGGGACACCTGGGACCCTGTGTTCTCCCCATCCCTCACAGAAGGCACAAATGCATTATTTCTTTCCATGTGAGGACActggggggtggtggcagggtgGAGCAGGAGGTAAGAGTACAGAAAacctcaaaaatacaaaagaaacatcCAAATTTCATATCTAATGATGTGgaaaaggctggggtgggggtgcagaaagcaatgtgggggagggggggcggggaacagaaAGAACCACTGAAGCTCAGAACTGAAAGAGACCTGAAGAGGCCGTGATGTCCATGCTGCTGCCTCCATGCAGGCCCCAGAGAAAACTCAGATAAACCAACAAAGACCCCCAATAAGAGAGGGTGGGGTGCCCCGGGGAATTGGCTTTGGGGCatcagagagtgtgtgtgagtgtgtgtgtgtatgagtgtgtgtgtgtggctggtgTCCGTGACAGAAGCAACCTGCCCCTGGGGAAGTTCTCCTCCATCCTGGTTCCTCCAAAACCGCTTTTAGGGGGTGAGGTCAGCCACTGCTTCCAAAAAGGACCCCTGCTTGGACAAAAGAACCAGGCAGGAGAGGATGCCGGTGAGAGCTTGGGATGAAAATGGCTCAAAGGCAGGGGCGGTTCTTAGGGAACAGAATATCATGGAGCCCAGAATATCATGGAGCCCAGAATATCATGGAGCCCAGAATATCATGGAGCCCAGAATATCATGCCCAGtctgtgcatgagtgtgtgtgtgtgtgtgtgtgtgtgtgtgtgtgtgtgtgtgcacgcgcgtgtgtgtgagtgcatcTGTGCATGTACTGGGGAGGGGTGAGATCACTCAAAGGTAAAGGGGTCCTGGGTGCTGAAAAAGAAGTGTCCATCCATGTGGTCCTCCAGGGCATCCTTATCACTCTCAGCCGGAAAGCGCTCCTTACAAATAGGGCACTCCTTCCACGGGGGGGTGGCAGGGCCCCCGGTGCTGGCCTCTGACAAGGGACCCACTGCAAAGCCACtgaaggagacagaggggaaggagagggtcaGTGTGCTCCGATGCCTTCTTGCCTTGTGGACCTCAGGGACAGGGACCCATGCGCCTGGCCTTCCAGATTACCCTGTTCCTGGCAGCTCTCTCTCCTAGTCTCACCCCCAGCATCGTTCTCCCCACACTACTGGAGCCTTAGTTTCCCAGCTCTCCAGGCCCTCTCTTCTTTAGTCCCCGCTGGTCGCCGCAGTAGTGcacagcccatcccccacccctgcgctcctccctccatctccgTCTGCTGCCTAATGAGGCTGAAAATGAGTCTGACATCGTCCTTCATCTTCCTGCTCCAGCCGAGAAGGATGACAGCatcgccccctccctgccctgagcCCATCTCACATCGAGGCAAAGCTGGGGGCTAGATGATAAAATCTCTcttccccctgccttcccctcttgACCtgcaaaagaaaagggaaggcagAAGGGGTGATCTGATACCTgattcccccacccctgcagctgcATTGCCCAAAGGGTCTCCCAGGAAAGTCAGGGAAGAAGGACAACATCTCAGGGGTGGTCAGATGCTGGATCCCAGTCTTCTCTCTGTTCCCATCCCTGGGGGCACTGgtcacctcccctcctccccagatggAGCCTAGGTACCTACCTGGtggttggggaagggggaggggcaggagagaggggatgCAGGGCAATTTGGGCTCCACGGAAGATGGTGCTAGAACGACACAGAAGCCAGTTAAAGGCAGGGCCTCTGAGTGCACGTGTGCATTGATAAGATGGGGGGAGGAATTACCTGATGGCACCTGGGACTTGGGGTGGTGGGTGGTTTTCTGTGTCAACCACTCCTATGTCTCCTCTTCTTGGCTGGGGCCAAGAAGAGGGAGCTTGGGGGAAGGGCACGGGGACTGTTCACCCGGATGCCCTTTCCACTGGCATGCTCCCACCTCCCTCGTGTTCTCCCCCTTTTACACTCACCTGGCCACGTCATAGAAGGCATTGCCCAGCTCAGGAAGCAGCAGGTGGGCCTCCTCACCTCCACTCTGAACAGCTGCCATGAGGACTGACTTCTCATCCTCGGCCTCCTGGGTACCAAAGAGATAGGGATGGGTTTGGGGGTAGCGTCCCAAAATAGGGGAGCAGCATGCTGGGCGAGGTAAGAGCAGTCCAGGCCCAGACGGTAGACTGTGGGCTGTAGTAAGAGTGAGGCAGGACAGGAGTTTTGATGGGGGCTAGTGGGTAAGAAGAGGAGGAGtatggggggcaggggctggcagCATTGGGGTTACTGGGTCAGACTGGATTTTGGGGCGGTGGCCCTGAAGAGAGGCTgggcctgcctcctctctcccaaGGGGGAAGCAGAGCCCTGTACGGCTGAGATTAACACTTCCTTTTCCGGACACTGGGCCATTGGGTGTGGCCGtacctgccccttcctccttaaccctgctctgtctcccacCACCGCCCccgtccacacacacacagctccacACACAGCTCACCGAGTCAGAGCTACTCTCTTCAGCTGGCCCTGAGAGGTGGGGAGCGATGGGAGCCGGCTGGCTGATGACGACCAGGGGAGAAGACTCTCGTGGCCCAGCAGGAGAAGAGCCTGTGTCTCCACGCTCACACAGGCCATAGGGAGGGACCCTCATGTCTTCTGGGGACTCGTCCTCTGAGTCTGTCAGAGCCGCTGGGCAGCCTGTCGgtgagggagaggacagagaaggatGAATTGTTAGAGGCTTGGCTCAGCTATCTCCCTTTGGATGAGGGATATGGTTAAACTAGACAGGGGCCAGGgtctgggaaggaaaaaggcaaaacacaGAGGGCAGAGGCAGCTCCCAGAGGGGTCACATGCAGCTTTCCCCAACGGGGGAAACAGGCGGGGGAAGAGGTGTCACAAGACTGGGGGTGTACAGACTCGGGCCCACAGCCGCCTCCTCGTCCTCTGTGACAGCATCCTCGTTCCACTTCTCGTCTGCCACCTTCTCCAGGCGGGCCTCCAGCTTTCTCATGTACTCTAGCAGTTCCTGGAGTTGGGAGCAAAGAggtgagggaggctgggaagacGCCAACCCCGCTGCCTGCAGAGCCTTCCTTGACCCAAGAGGAACTCTGAGCTCCTCGGGACTGGATGCCTTCCCCAAAGTGggctgtggtgggggaggggtggggtggggaggcagctcAAAGGAgagcctcactcccacccccacccccaggagcccTCCTTCACCTCTTACATCCCTCCCTCGCTCCCACAGTCCTCCCCTGTTCTGCCAAGTCGACCAGTGAGAGGAGCCACGGTCCCATTTTTAGCCTCCGGGCCCTCTTAGAGttagcagttctttttttaaaaaaaattttttttttcaacgtttatttatttttgggacagagagagacagagcatgaacgggggaggggcagagagagagggagacacagaatcggaaacaggctccaggctctgagccatcagcccagagcccgacgcggggctcgaactcacagacggcgagatcgtgaactggctgaagtcggacgcttaaccgactgcgccacccaggcaccccagagttagCAGTTCTTAAGCCAAGGGATGACAAGAAGACATGAGGTTTCCCCCCCTGAATCCTCAGCTCTGGCATCCAAGGGGCCCGAGTCCTAGGTTCTCACCTGCTTCTCCTCCTGCAActgttccttctccttctggAGCACGCGCAGGGCTGACCGCAGCTCTGTGAGCTCCCGCTTGCTCTCCGACAACTGTACCTGAGGGAATGTGGAGCCTAGAACGTACCTCCAAGAACCTAGGCTCTGCGACCTGGAACCACCCACCTAGAATCATGCTCCTCTGTGCCCCTGTCCCTCTCTTGCCCTGACACACACAGGGGAAGCCCCAACACTCTTCTTCGATGAGTCGCTTGTCTTGACCACAGGAGACAGTCGCCTGGgtcccagtctctgcctctccagTGTGGGCCTGGGTGATTGCCTTTGGCTGGGGTACAGAGGCCCTGGTCACAGCCGGGGCATTCTAGAATTCCCTTACATCATTGCTATGAGGCCCAGAGTATTTGCCatgagaagagaaagggacatTGCACATTTCAACCCAATGAGACCTGGGATGTGTGCAAGTAAGATGTCATTCAACATGTAAGTGAGTACCCAGCACTTCTGAGCCGACAcccaggacagagagaagggccACTGATGTCTCAGGAGGTGACAGGACCAGGACTCATGGGTGGCTGGGCGTCTCACCAGGCTAGAATCCTTTTCCCGGGCTAGTTCAGTCTTGAACACTTGATTCTGGGTCTTCTCCTCCTGAACTGCCTTTTCCAGTCGAAGTATCTCTGCACTTAGCTTCAGGAtcttatctttctctgcctgggatGCAGCCGAAAAGGAACGTGGGAGGGGAAAGGTGAAGGAAAAGGGACGCCACTGGCATCAGCCCCATCCCTCGCtgtgtcctttcctttatttcaatGAGTATTTTGGGAGCAATTTCCCCTTCTTGGCTTCCTCATTCCTGATACTTCTCAATGAAGGAAGGGACATGCCAGCAAGGTGCCTTGCTGATCAGAAATGGGCATCACGACAGGGCCCGGTGCCTAGGGCAGTAAACGTTTCTGAATCAAGGTGGCAACCAAGGAAGGTGCTACGAAGATCAGGACTGGGACACCCTACTTACGGATGGGTCATACTTGGGACAGTGAATTGTACCTCCCTcagagcccctccccactcctgagTCCTCTAAGCTTCTCATCCCTGTCTCCCTTCCCAGGGGATCTGACTCCAtggaggtgggggcagtggcTGTGAGCCTGCCAGGTCCCCCCCCGTCCCTCTACCTCCATACTCTGCAGCAGCCCCGCCCGCTCCTTGCTCCATtggcttttttcctccttcaggtGCAGGCTGAGCTCAGCCAGCCTGCCATTGACTCCAGCCACTTCCAGGCGGCTGCGGTGTAGCTCCGCCATGGTGCGGTCCCTGGCTCCCGCTGTGCTGGCCAACTCCTCCCCAAGAAGGGTGGCTTTCTGCTGGCTTGAGGCTGCGAGCTCCTGGGCTCCTCGAAGCTGCTCCTTTAGGGGCTCCAGCTCAGCctcaggagaaagaaggagatggaGATTAGGGCTCCCAGTGAGTCATTCTCGAACCAGGAAGGTAACTAGGGTCCCTTTGACCCCGCACCGCAACAAGGCTCACGATTTATATTGTTCAATCTTTAGCCATGTCTTTTCCCTAGCTAGCCCTTGGTACTTCCTCTACTTCCCGCTGCCTAGGGGCTTCACTCACCACACGCTGCTGGGCCTGGCCTAGGGTGTCCTTCATCTGGGCCACCTTGTCCTTCAGTCGCTGGGCCTGGGCACTCTGCTCCTCCTGCCGGCCCTTTGCTTCCTGCAGCTCCAGATTTAAGCGGCGGTTCTCCTGTTGTGCCACTTGGAGCTCAGCCTGATGGGAGGCGGAAAATAGGTAAGGAAAGGGGTATATGTATTTGGGGTGGCTGGCAGGGGCTGAACCACTGCGATGAGAGAGATCAAGGTTCCGCTTCCCAGATTTAACACAAACTCAAGCATTCAGCTCTCGTCAGCCCTTCTTGGGGTCTCAGCTCAAAGCGACTCAGGCCTGAACATCCAGTCTCCAGCTCCCATAATGAGGTACCGGCCTCACAGCCTTGATGGGGTCTTACACGAATCTAGGTATCCCATGTACCATTTCTGCTTCTCCGCTCttcctttcattattattaattttttaaagaaggttttattgatttttttaggtAACCTCTacgcctaacatggggcttgaactcacaaccccaagatcaagagtcgcttgctccgccaactgagccagtcaggcgcccctctgctcttCCTTTTAGATCAAAACTCAGTCTGGATGTCCATGAGGCCCTCAAACTCAGCATATTCTACTTCCCAGTCCACTCCTTTCCACTCTTATTTCTGCCCATGCTACTAACTACTTCCTAAGTCACTCAGGCTGGATCCCTTGGTGCCGGGCTTGGCTCTGTTCTTTCCTTAGTGACCCCAAGAAAAGCCTTTTGCTTCTCCATCTTCTGTCTTGTTCAcagccattttctcttttctactatCACAGCAACCATGTTGACTCAGGATCTGGTCATTTCTGACTTGGATTATTGAATAATCTCATAACTAGTTCATCTCCCAGGAAGAAATCACATTAATCTTCTGTTAAGTCCCGCCTAAGTACATGTCACCCCCTTGAAAATCACGGATGCCTCTCATTTGCTTACAGAAGAAAGACTAACTCCAGATCCTCTCCAGTCTGACCTGGGCCTCATCTCAAACCCTCCACCCACACTTTCAAGTGCCCTGAGTGTTCTGGACTCTCAGCCTTTGCACGCGTCTTTCTCAGTTCCCAGAATGGCCTCCCTCTCATCTCTGTCTACTCAAATCCTACCTACTCTTTACTGCTGAACAAATGGCTTTCAAACACCCTTCCACGGAAGCCTAGGGTTTGGAGGAAGCTGCTGAGAGATTCTGCGAATATGTGATGTGAGCTCCTtctaaataattcaaaaaatatgtgAGAAAAACAACATACAAGCTCACAAGTTAACACAACGGGGATCATCAATCCACTGACATGTGCTTCTGagttaattcacttttttttcaggttaattaatttttttgtacaaACCTCAGAATAAAGTTcctattggattttctttttgtttgaaaaGCAAACTGAGATGGCATGGTGGACAGTTTAAAAATTGCTGTCATTTGCACTTACTTATTTGGAGACTCAAAGTGTCTTAGTATTGTACAACCAAAACTCAATACGGAAACATATTAGCTGCTGATGCTGACAGAATAGTTATCTGTaacctctgatttcttttttttttttttttaattttttttttttcaacgtttatttttatttttgggacagagagagacagagcatgaacgggggaggggcagagagagagggagacacagaatcggaaacaggctccaggctctgagccatcagcccagagcccgacgcggggctcgaactcacggaccgcgagatcgtgacctggctgaagccggacgcttaaccgactgcgccacccaggcgcccctgtaacctCTGATTTCAAGGTTTGGCATCCATCAGAATTACCTGATTACTTTTGTTACCTTATAAGTTAACATtgtacatttgaatttttaaaattggggtgcatgggtggctcagtgggttgagcatctgactttggctcaggtcatgagctcatggcttgtgagtttgagccccacatcaggctctgtgctgacagctcagagccagtatcctgcttcggattctgtctccatctctctctgcccctcccccactcgtgctcggtctctccctctctcaaaaataaataaacactggggtgcctgggtggctcggtcggttaggcatccgacttcggctcaggtcatgatctcacggtccgtgagttcgagccccgcatcgggctctgtgctgacagctcagagcctggagcctgtttcagattctgtgtctccctctctctgaccctcccctgttcatgctctgtctgtctctgtctcaaaaataaataaacgttaaaaaaaataataataaatattaaagaaaataaatacttgaatttataaaaaataaatttatagtaataaaCTATTGGTTTTATCTATTCAATGAGGTTCCACCTAAGATGTAAAACTTTATTGTGGGGTGGAAAGGAGAGCTAAAAAAGCTGGAAAATACTAGGCTACTTTGTGcccctcttttgctttttttttttttctcagtacactctatgcccaacgtggggcttgaactcacacactgagatcaagagtcacacgctgtactgactgagccagccaggcatccctgcccCCTTCTAATGACCCTAATAAGACGTGCTTTTGTCCACTTCTGTGGAGCATCTTAACACTTTATTATTCTTCCCTGGTGATGCTGAATATATTCCACTTTGACTAATCCTGACTTGGGTATACATTTTGTTTCCTAGGAGAGCGTGTGTACAATGtcctctttacattttttatcgGCTTTGGTGCCCGGCACTCAAAAGGGCCTCAACGCAGTGGAAGAACAATTGAGAAAGCAAACTGACTCTGAGCCCCTACCTCGCTCTGCTCCTTGTCGGCCTGCGCTTCTTTCAGTTGACCAAGAAGCTTCTCCTGTTCCCGAGTCAGGGCCTTCACGGTGTCTCTCACCCTGTACGTGGGGACATGGAACATCAGATAACCCGGCTGGTCACCACAGAAGATACGAAGGACGTGGACTTTTGTCTTTAGCACTTTTTCTGGTGCCCCTCTGGGCCCACACCTCCTATTGTCTCTGGGATGCCCAAATCCCCAGACTGAGGTGATCTTGCTGGAAGCCCTGAGTATCCAAGATTCCTGGTTCTAGAGCACAATCTAGAAATAAACAGTTTGTTCTCttcatgtgtcatttttttttttttaattttttttttttttaacgtttatttatttttgggacagagagagacagagcatgaaccggggaggggcagagagagagggagacacagaatcggaaacaggctccaggctctgagccatcagcccagagcccgacgcggggctctaactcacggaccgcgagatcgtgacctgagctgaagtcagacgcttaaccgactgagccacccaggcgcccctcttcatgtGTCATTTTAAGGAATGTTCTGCTGATGCCTTCCTAGTTGTTTGCATTCAATCAAGAGACCAGAAGCCAGTCTTTTTTTAGACAAGGGACAGCCACGATCAATTATAAACTTTGGATCTAGATCAGAAGTTGGaagactttttctgtaaagggcctgATAATAAATACttcaggctttgcaggccatgaGGATTCTGTGGCAACTATTCAATTCTGCCACTGTAGTGTGAAAGCACCACAGACGTGTAAATGAATAAGAACggctgttccaataaaactttatttatgaacactgacatttgcatttcagataattttcacatcacaaaatatttttcttctttcgtTTAACCGTGAATTCATCACTAAACCAtttaaactcacagactgtacaaaaacaggtggccAGGCTAGATCTGGCACATGGGCCATAGGTTTACTGACCCCTGGGCTAGACAGTCCCTAATCTTTTCCAGATGCTCAGTCTGATCCCTGCTTTTCTATTCCATGATTTAGAACCTAGACATTTACTATCTCCGTACGGCAAGACTAACATATCCTACACTGGAGAAGCCTCAGGGAGTAACTCACTTTTTTACTCTGGACCTTGGCTAGAATGCCTCTTTCCTTTAAGgagtttaaaaatatacataaaatctaCTGGTGCCGAATGAAAGAGACTTAATTACCCGATTTGATGAAAGAAAGAACTAGAGTGTTTCTCCTGGCGAAAACGTGACGGACAGACACGGAAGTGGTCAGTGTTTGTGCCATTTGGTAAAAACGACAGTTGTCAGGTAGAAGAAAGAAATTCATCCTGTGCAACCCCAGAGGTCTAAACCAGCACTGATGGAGGCAAGTTACAGAAGGGAGGTGTTTAGTTCAATACAAGAGATACAAAAGTGACAGCTGTCTGATATTGAAAGAGGCTGCCTTCTGAGGTAGTGACCCTCTCAATTACCTGACAGTCCTCTGAGGGCTAAGATTCTATGacttatgccttttttttttttcagaggagaGATCCCGTAACATTCCTGGATCACCGGTTCAGACATTTCCTAACAGTGAGAACGGAGTCTCATCTTCTTTGCTGTGATAAAATCTGAAATCCATCCTCTCTTATCTTGTCTTGACTGCTCTATCCACTCTTTTCTTCCAAATCCTCCACTCCTAGCTCCTGCTTAGCCTTTGTTGCAGCATAAATAGTAACTATGATTACTTCTGAAGGCGAGGAATACAGAATAGGCTTAGGAAAGACGGAAGAGAGCTAGGCAGGAAAGGAAAGCCGGGGAAGTGGAATACCCTGAGTCTGAAAGGGGGAAGAACCACACCAGACAGAGTGCAGGTTTGCCCGTCTGAAACAGGAGGCCGGAGTCTGGGGGTGACAGGAAATGAAGGGAAGTGATGGGGGTAGAGGGGGCGCCCTCACCTGTCCAGCTCCACCTCCTTTGTCAGCACTTTCTCACTGATGGCCTGGA includes these proteins:
- the CALCOCO1 gene encoding calcium-binding and coiled-coil domain-containing protein 1 isoform X2, producing the protein MEESSLSRAPSRGGVNFLNVARTYIPNTKVECHYTLPPGAVPSASDWIGIFKVEAACVRDYHTFVWSSVPDSATDGSPVHASVQFQASYLPKPGAQLYQFRYVNRQGRVCGQSPPFQFREPRPMDELVTLEEADGGSDILLVVPKATVLQNQLDESQQERNDLMQLKLQLEGQVTELRSQVQELETALATARQEHAELMEQYKGLSRSHGELTEERDILSRQQGDHVARILELEDDIQAISEKVLTKEVELDRVRDTVKALTREQEKLLGQLKEAQADKEQSEAELQVAQQENRRLNLELQEAKGRQEEQSAQAQRLKDKVAQMKDTLGQAQQRVAELEPLKEQLRGAQELAASSQQKATLLGEELASTAGARDRTMAELHRSRLEVAGVNGRLAELSLHLKEEKSQWSKERAGLLQSMEAEKDKILKLSAEILRLEKAVQEEKTQNQVFKTELAREKDSSLVQLSESKRELTELRSALRVLQKEKEQLQEEKQELLEYMRKLEARLEKVADEKWNEDAVTEDEEAAVGPSCPAALTDSEDESPEDMRVPPYGLCERGDTGSSPAGPRESSPLVVISQPAPIAPHLSGPAEESSSDSEAEDEKSVLMAAVQSGGEEAHLLLPELGNAFYDVASGFAVGPLSEASTGGPATPPWKECPICKERFPAESDKDALEDHMDGHFFFSTQDPFTFE
- the CALCOCO1 gene encoding calcium-binding and coiled-coil domain-containing protein 1 isoform X1, whose product is MEESSLSRAPSRGGVNFLNVARTYIPNTKVECHYTLPPGAVPSASDWIGIFKVEAACVRDYHTFVWSSVPDSATDGSPVHASVQFQASYLPKPGAQLYQFRYVNRQGRVCGQSPPFQFREPRPMDELVTLEEADGGSDILLVVPKATVLQNQLDESQQERNDLMQLKLQLEGQVTELRSQVQELETALATARQEHAELMEQYKGLSRSHGELTEERDILSRQQGDHVARILELEDDIQAISEKVLTKEVELDRVRDTVKALTREQEKLLGQLKEAQADKEQSEAELQVAQQENRRLNLELQEAKGRQEEQSAQAQRLKDKVAQMKDTLGQAQQRVAELEPLKEQLRGAQELAASSQQKATLLGEELASTAGARDRTMAELHRSRLEVAGVNGRLAELSLHLKEEKSQWSKERAGLLQSMEAEKDKILKLSAEILRLEKAVQEEKTQNQVFKTELAREKDSSLVQLSESKRELTELRSALRVLQKEKEQLQEEKQELLEYMRKLEARLEKVADEKWNEDAVTEDEEAAVGPSCPAALTDSEDESPEDMRVPPYGLCERGDTGSSPAGPRESSPLVVISQPAPIAPHLSGPAEESSSDSEAEDEKSVLMAAVQSGGEEAHLLLPELGNAFYDVASTIFRGAQIALHPLSPAPPPSPTTSGFAVGPLSEASTGGPATPPWKECPICKERFPAESDKDALEDHMDGHFFFSTQDPFTFE
- the CALCOCO1 gene encoding calcium-binding and coiled-coil domain-containing protein 1 isoform X3; translated protein: MEESSLSRAPSRGGVNFLNVARTYIPNTKVECHYTLPPGAVPSASDWIGIFKVEAACVRDYHTFVWSSVPDSATDGSPVHASVQFQASYLPKPGAQLYQFRYVNRQGRVCGQSPPFQFREPRPMDELVTLEEADGGSDILLVVPKATVLQNQLDESQQERNDLMQLKLQLEGQVTELRSQVQELETALATARQEHAELMEQYKGLSRSHGELTEERDILSRQQGDHVARILELEDDIQAISEKVLTKEVELDRVRDTVKALTREQEKLLGQLKEAQADKEQSEAELQVAQQENRRLNLELQEAKGRQEEQSAQAQRLKDKVAQMKDTLGQAQQRVAELEPLKEQLRGAQELAASSQQKATLLGEELASTAGARDRTMAELHRSRLEVAGVNGRLAELSLHLKEEKSQWSKERAGLLQSMEAEKDKILKLSAEILRLEKAVQEEKTQNQVFKTELAREKDSSLVQLSESKRELTELRSALRVLQKEKEQLQEEKQELLEYMRKLEARLEKVADEKWNEDAVTEDEEAAVGPSCPAALTDSEDESPEDMRVPPYGLCERGDTGSSPAGPRESSPLVVISQPAPIAPHLSGPAEESSSDSEAEDEKSVLMAAVQSGGEEAHLLLPELGNAFYDVASTIFRGAQIALHPLSPAPPPSPTTRSRGEGRGKRDFII
- the CALCOCO1 gene encoding calcium-binding and coiled-coil domain-containing protein 1 isoform X4, which translates into the protein MEESSLSRAPSRGGVNFLNVARTYIPNTKVECHYTLPPGAVPSASDWIGIFKVEAACVRDYHTFVWSSVPDSATDGSPVHASVQFQASYLPKPGAQLYQFRYVNRQGRVCGQSPPFQFREPRPMDELVTLEEADGGSDILLVVPKATVLQNQLDESQQERNDLMQLKLQLEGQVTELRSQVQELETALATARQEHAELMEQYKGLSRSHGELTEERDILSRQQGDHVARILELEDDIQAISEKVLTKEVELDRVRDTVKALTREQEKLLGQLKEAQADKEQSEAELQVAQQENRRLNLELQEAKGRQEEQSAQAQRLKDKVAQMKDTLGQAQQRVAELEPLKEQLRGAQELAASSQQKATLLGEELASTAGARDRTMAELHRSRLEVAGVNGRLAELSLHLKEEKSQWSKERAGLLQSMEAEKDKILKLSAEILRLEKAVQEEKTQNQVFKTELAREKDSSLVQLSESKRELTELRSALRVLQKEKEQLQEEKQELLEYMRKLEARLEKVADEKWNEDAVTEDEEAAVGPSCPAALTDSEDESPEDMRVPPYGLCERGDTGSSPAGPRESSPLVVISQPAPIAPHLSGPAEESSSDSEAEDEKSVLMAAVQSGGEEAHLLLPELGNAFYDVARSRGEGRGKRDFII